One genomic region from Evansella sp. LMS18 encodes:
- a CDS encoding MFS transporter has translation MEEQPVHKKLDKRERKNLILLICILLTFTVMNGTMFNVAIPDIAEEFNLLPSQVSWVMTGYILVFAIGSLMYGKLADLFPIKTLLTAGIILFASGAALGLFSPNYSTLLAARVLQAMGGASIPALSFIIPARFMPGERGKVFGIVSSTVAFASGLGPIMGGLVGGAFNWRFLFIFSVLSLIALPFLRRWLPEEEKRQTGKVDILGAVLIAITISAFLLFVTSLNFIALIAAAVAGVLSAWRMYTYEDPFIDPAMLKNVYYAFTILTSFLGTIAMFGMIFVVPIMARDIYSLSTVEIGLLLFPGAMAAGIIGQFGGKLIDRHGSYPVVQFAFLFVVAGSFLVSTFIGVPPWIISLCILVQYIAFPLIQSSTANILTQVIPEKRTGVGIGLFNLLNFLAGAIASAVFGAILDLQNVTLLLNPIAQNGSSTIYANLFIGLSILAVFTLFLFRTIFRNFAEKHK, from the coding sequence ATGGAAGAACAGCCTGTCCATAAGAAACTCGATAAACGTGAAAGAAAAAACCTTATTCTCTTAATATGTATCCTCCTTACATTTACAGTCATGAACGGTACGATGTTCAATGTCGCAATACCGGACATTGCAGAAGAATTCAATTTACTCCCTTCTCAAGTAAGCTGGGTAATGACCGGCTATATTTTAGTGTTTGCCATTGGCTCCTTAATGTATGGAAAACTGGCGGATCTGTTTCCTATCAAAACGTTGCTGACAGCAGGAATCATTCTGTTTGCTTCAGGGGCCGCATTAGGTTTATTTTCCCCTAACTATTCGACCCTTCTCGCAGCAAGAGTGCTTCAGGCAATGGGAGGAGCCTCTATCCCTGCCCTTTCCTTTATCATACCGGCCAGATTTATGCCAGGTGAAAGAGGTAAAGTTTTTGGGATTGTTTCTTCAACAGTCGCCTTTGCCTCTGGTCTTGGCCCAATCATGGGAGGTTTGGTTGGAGGAGCATTCAACTGGCGGTTTCTTTTCATCTTTTCTGTCCTGTCACTCATCGCCCTGCCATTTTTAAGAAGGTGGCTCCCTGAAGAAGAAAAAAGGCAGACTGGCAAAGTTGATATATTAGGCGCTGTACTTATAGCCATAACTATATCAGCATTTTTACTTTTTGTTACATCACTCAATTTTATTGCCCTCATTGCTGCAGCTGTTGCAGGAGTACTCTCCGCCTGGCGTATGTACACGTATGAAGATCCTTTTATTGATCCGGCAATGCTGAAGAATGTTTATTATGCTTTCACTATCCTGACAAGTTTTCTTGGAACAATAGCTATGTTCGGCATGATTTTCGTTGTTCCGATTATGGCAAGGGATATTTATTCTTTAAGTACAGTGGAAATCGGGCTTCTTCTGTTCCCTGGTGCCATGGCGGCAGGTATTATCGGCCAGTTTGGCGGAAAACTGATTGACAGACACGGAAGTTACCCCGTTGTTCAGTTCGCTTTTCTATTCGTTGTGGCAGGTTCGTTCCTTGTCTCCACTTTTATTGGTGTCCCTCCGTGGATTATTTCCCTGTGTATCCTTGTACAGTATATCGCTTTCCCGCTGATTCAGAGTTCGACGGCAAATATACTGACACAGGTGATTCCTGAAAAACGCACCGGAGTCGGCATAGGACTATTCAATTTATTGAATTTTCTCGCCGGGGCTATTGCGAGCGCAGTGTTTGGAGCCATACTAGACCTTCAAAATGTGACATTACTCTTAAACCCTATAGCACAAAATGGTTCATCAACGATCTATGCTAATTTATTTATTGGGCTTTCCATTCTGGCTGTGTTTACTTTGTTCCTTTTCAGAACAATATTCAGGAATTTCGCAGAAAAACATAAATAG